The genomic stretch tttatagtCTTATTATtctcataaaaagaaaaaaaaatccactgaaAATAGGATTTTCCATGTTTACCATAGATAAAACTGAAAGAGTACCTTTTACTATTCTTATGTCAAGACATCAAGGCCATGTTTTTTGTTTAATatgtgacacctaagaatacgacaagtaccaaaTCTGTCTGGGAGATTGGTTAGGTGTCTCCACCAGGAATTCGACAAATActaaggggtttgggagatcggtgagggtgtgtaaatttttttcccacatcgcctagggagagattactggaccagttaataacctctagcctccttaacatggaaTAAcatattttaaagccttgaggcccacgGGCCAAAAATggcaatattgtgcaaggttagttGGGCTAgggcgttacaaatggtatcaaagcagaccCCAATAGCGTGTAGGGCAATAGTGGGGATGTTGTACCGAAAGGTGGGAAGttatgacacccaagaataaCCCAAGAATATGATAAGTACCAGACCCGTTTGGGTgatcagtgaggtgtccccaccaagaatacagcaagtaccaGGAGATCGAtaagggtgtgcaaacttttgCCCATGTTGCCTTAGGAGAGATTATTgtgctagttaataacctctaacctcTTTAACATtgccttgaggcccatgagaCAAAGAGGACAATTTTGTAGAAGGTTAGTGGGGCTTGGGTGTTACATAATAGGCATAAAAGTTGTAATTTGTATTCTACTTAATTACTTGTCTTCCCCTCTTCTAATAGAATAAAAATTACTTAGGCTTCCCAATGCGAGATTCTCTGTGAAATTCTGATCATGGTGGTAATTATTATTTTCAACAGGAGAATGGACATGAAAGCTTGAAGTGGCATAACAACAATAGCATATAAGTTCCAGAGTCTATAGAGAATGGAACTCTCAGGACCCAAACAAGAGAGAAATTACAAGGGTAAGCGTAAGAGATAAAAAAGCCAAACACATCACATGCTCACTTTGTTCTTCCATTTGTTACAAACTTCAGATAATGCTTttcttgaagacccatcttCACTCAATACCATAGCAGTTGCCTCTTTCAGCAATCTCATCCTAATCCTTATCTTCTTACCTTCATCACCCTCCATTAGTCTTCTCACCACCGTCGCGATCTCCGCTCGCTCAATTATTCCATTTCCCCCTGCTTTGGGCTTCAGTGCAACCTTCAAACCTTCCTCTGCTAACATCTTTGCATTCATCTTTTGTTCGGCATAAAGTGGCCACACAATCAAGGGCACACCATGTACCACACTCTCTAGGGTCGAATTCCAACCACAATGGGTGAGGAACCCTCCGGTGGAGCTATGACTCAGCACTTGAATCTGTGGGGCCCACGAGGGGACTATCATGCCTCGCCCTTTGGTCCTCTCTAAGAACCCTCTGGGCAAGAATGCCAAAGGCTCTTCAATGCTTTGGACTGTGAAATAATTGGCATCTGCAGCTGTCAAAGTTGGACTCTTAAGAACCCATAAAAAATTTTGCTCACTCAGCTCCAATCCCAAGGCCAATTCATTAAGTTGCTCCGGCGAGAGGGCCCCACCAGTTCCAAAAGAAACATATAGAACAGCCCCACTTGGCTGACCATCCAACCACTTCAAGCACTCTGATTCCCCGGCTGCCTCCCTTGAACTGTTCTGAATGAGTGGTCCAATCGGGTATATCGGCGGTATGGTTGGGTCTACACCATCTTTTAAGGCCTTGATGGCACCTGGTTCCAAGGCTACAAACGTGTTTACCAAGATACCCTCAGCTGATCTATAGCGCTTGCAATTGTCTATAAGCCCTTTGTAGGCTTCATTCTTCCTATCTTGGGCCGGGTCCAAGAACTCTTCTCCGTACAGGGGCACACACCCAGGCAATTCAACAGGTTCAGGCATGTCTCTATACTCACAAGAGTACAACTCATCAAGCTTAGGAAAATGGAGGAACAATGACAA from Macadamia integrifolia cultivar HAES 741 chromosome 14, SCU_Mint_v3, whole genome shotgun sequence encodes the following:
- the LOC122060962 gene encoding hydroquinone glucosyltransferase-like; translation: MAGTHQASPLITILPSPGLGHLIPLTQVARQLVDYHHFSVTFIIPTDGTISKAEKAVLDSLPKSINSIVLPPVSFDDLPNDIKIETRIILTMTRSNPSLREALKVLTSTNCVSALIVDLFGIEAMDIAREFNVSPYIFYPTTAMCLSLFLHFPKLDELYSCEYRDMPEPVELPGCVPLYGEEFLDPAQDRKNEAYKGLIDNCKRYRSAEGILVNTFVALEPGAIKALKDGVDPTIPPIYPIGPLIQNSSREAAGESECLKWLDGQPSGAVLYVSFGTGGALSPEQLNELALGLELSEQNFLWVLKSPTLTAADANYFTVQSIEEPLAFLPRGFLERTKGRGMIVPSWAPQIQVLSHSSTGGFLTHCGWNSTLESVVHGVPLIVWPLYAEQKMNAKMLAEEGLKVALKPKAGGNGIIERAEIATVVRRLMEGDEGKKIRIRMRLLKEATAMVLSEDGSSRKALSEVCNKWKNKVSM